The following is a genomic window from Mycobacterium parmense.
ACGGCTCGCTCGGAAATGGGTTGATCACGGGTCGCGTGGTTGAAACGGCGCGAGCATTTTGGCGACCGCAGACGGCACCGCAACCTCTAACACGGTTGCGCGACAACCCGTTACGCGCCGTGCCAACGCGATTGATCACGCGAGGTAGTGGTGGCGGTGGCGGCGGGGAGCTGCCAATAGTAAATGACCTGTCGTGGCTTATTTCCGCGCGTTTCTGGCTGTTTGAGAGTGAGGGCCGCTGAGCCCGGTTCCTACACCGGTCCGGGCCCCGATGAGGGCGGTAGCGCAGGCGTGCGGATCGGGCGAGGCCCCCAACTGCGGTTTAGCCGTGACCGCGATCAGCGGTGTCCGTGGTCGGGTCCGGCCGACATGGCCATAACTGTCCAGCAAAGGCCTGTGACCCGTATTCTCCACGCAGGCGCGAAACAACGCCCAAATTGCGCGAGAAGCCTGCCCCTCGGCCATCCAGGACGGGCTGCTCGCAAGGACGGGATCGTGCCGCAAAGGGGGGTGACATGCAGACGATGGGTGCTCCTCGCAGAGCCCGCCGATCTCGGATGACTCCTGGCCCGCTCGGCTGGGCGCCAACCATCCGATCGCCTCCCATGAAGAGCCCACACAAGTAACAAAGGAGAATAGAGAAATGAAACATCGGTTCGTCTTGGCTGCCGTGGGGGCGCTGACCGCTGCCGCCTCGACCGCTTGTCCACAAACAGGCAACTGGGTATCCTCGGCGGATGCCGGCACCGTTCAACTGACCGTCGACGGCCAACGGCAAGCCGTCCAAGGCGCGGTCTCGTGCACCGATGCCGGCAATTCCTCGACAGTCATCAACGTCGGAAGCCAGATCGAGGCTGAGGTATTCGGCACCGGCAACGTCACCAGTGTCGGTTTGCACACCGACGCCGTTAACTTGCAGTACTTCAAAGGTGGCTACGGTCCCGGTGATGCCTCGGCCACCGTGGCGGGCAAGACCTACACGATCACCGGCCACATAACCGGCAGTGGCCTTAATGGGGCCCTCAAGCCCTTCGAACTCGATGTAACGTGCCCCTAAGCCATCCGCCGTTTTATGTCAGCGGCGTGAGACAACCGGGCTACAAGCTGGACGATCCGCTGAAGTTGGCGAATCGCTGGTCAACTCCAAACGCCGCCTTGGTAATCGAGAACGAGCAACTCAGCATCGACGGGAACAGGTAGGCCACAAAGCACCAGTAAGAGCCACCGCTGCGCAAGGAGTTCGGATGATTCCGTTACACGACAGCATTCCGGGGCGCCGGTTCCCGACCGTCAACACCGCGCTGATTGTCGTGAACTTTGCCGTGTTTCTGTTTTACGAGTTAACGAACAAAGACGCAATTGGTCAGGCGTCCTTCTTTCCCTGCGATATCACCAACGCCTGCCACCTCGGCCTACCATGGGCCATCAGCTGGATCACGTCGATGTTCATGCATGCCGGTTGGATTCACATCCTGGGCAACATGCTGTTTCTGCTGATCTTCGGCAACAACGTTGAGGATGCTTTCGGGCGGCTCGGTTATCTGGCCTTTTACCTCGCAGGCGGACTCGCCGGCACGATTTTGCAGACCGCGGTGACCCTGCTGTTCGGCACGACGGCCGACGCCCGAGAAGCGAATCTGGGTGCCAGCGGCGCCATCGCGGCGGTGCTCGGCGCCTATATCGTGCTCTATCCCAAGTCGCGGATCTTCGGGCTCATAGGCTGGATCCCGCTCAGCGTCCCCGCGTGGTTCTGTCTCGGTCTCTGGTT
Proteins encoded in this region:
- a CDS encoding lipoprotein LpqH produces the protein MKHRFVLAAVGALTAAASTACPQTGNWVSSADAGTVQLTVDGQRQAVQGAVSCTDAGNSSTVINVGSQIEAEVFGTGNVTSVGLHTDAVNLQYFKGGYGPGDASATVAGKTYTITGHITGSGLNGALKPFELDVTCP
- a CDS encoding rhomboid family intramembrane serine protease: MIPLHDSIPGRRFPTVNTALIVVNFAVFLFYELTNKDAIGQASFFPCDITNACHLGLPWAISWITSMFMHAGWIHILGNMLFLLIFGNNVEDAFGRLGYLAFYLAGGLAGTILQTAVTLLFGTTADAREANLGASGAIAAVLGAYIVLYPKSRIFGLIGWIPLSVPAWFCLGLWFVLQLFAGGSARIHPGAAGGGGVAFFAHIGGFAFGAFVVLILTRARPSYLRPDDQAQARPPRWHDNPLSTKDSAPAAPRTSMTVAPPRGADGPQESTNDGPRPWR